Proteins found in one Butyricicoccus intestinisimiae genomic segment:
- a CDS encoding DUF134 domain-containing protein: MARPKRKRMVCWEPDYIHFQPDGISPSEQIILSVDEYEVIRLVDFEKKTHEETARQMQISRTTVTEIYESARFKLADCIVNGKQLRIAGGPYQLCQKNGCCRRGSCRARQQTQAVLPQKGRQTMRIAVTYENGQIFQHFGHTEAFKIYDVENGAVQNAAVVPTNGSGHGALAGFLSENGVDTLICGGIGGGAQMALATAGIQLYGGVAGDADEAVQALLAGTLGYNPNVRCSHHDHEHGEGHTCGQHGCGNHGCH; the protein is encoded by the coding sequence ATGGCGCGACCCAAGCGGAAACGAATGGTATGTTGGGAGCCGGACTATATTCATTTTCAGCCGGACGGTATCTCTCCATCGGAGCAAATCATACTGTCCGTCGATGAATACGAAGTGATTCGTCTGGTGGATTTTGAGAAGAAAACACATGAGGAAACGGCACGGCAGATGCAAATTTCCCGCACCACGGTGACAGAAATTTATGAATCGGCGCGGTTTAAGCTGGCAGATTGCATCGTCAACGGCAAGCAATTGCGCATTGCGGGCGGGCCGTATCAGCTGTGTCAGAAAAATGGCTGCTGCCGGAGAGGCTCGTGCAGAGCACGGCAGCAAACACAGGCAGTACTGCCTCAGAAAGGGAGACAAACAATGAGAATTGCAGTAACGTATGAAAACGGACAAATTTTTCAGCACTTTGGACACACGGAAGCATTTAAGATTTACGATGTAGAGAACGGCGCGGTGCAGAACGCGGCTGTTGTTCCGACCAACGGCAGCGGTCACGGTGCACTGGCAGGTTTTCTGTCGGAAAACGGTGTTGACACGCTGATTTGCGGCGGCATCGGCGGCGGTGCACAGATGGCGCTGGCAACGGCAGGAATCCAGCTGTATGGCGGTGTGGCAGGCGATGCAGATGAAGCCGTACAGGCGCTTCTGGCGGGCACACTGGGTTACAATCCGAACGTGCGCTGTTCGCATCACGATCACGAGCACGGCGAAGGCCATACATGCGGACAGCATGGCTGCGGCAATCACGGCTGTCACTAA